Proteins found in one Bremerella volcania genomic segment:
- a CDS encoding autotransporter outer membrane beta-barrel domain-containing protein — protein MKKQTLWKRIFGQKSDKKVKAQHAFQEQFDTKLRFRELEPRVVLAADINYNVGTDTLTITYDADGGEVTVGRDVAGKLVLGGDLGTVTGWTDGSIYSVTNLFAYDDVNAVSTTPSTLTLLDSLDDTAHGKSFVTGLTELVNVDQFTISDNADVNLGNFAFTSNVDDADANQLDLLGTMRTSETRFRVFATSDQTTVVNDADITETQVGQLISTGIFQAFEDNTAGGKLSIDMSRGAHTVDYISANQDDVELMFKSDGTLTLNDVNATSLYLETVMGDINLDTGFKIQQTDALGSATFIAGTGGNIDITESGSSFAGSINLTGNDVALTATGSTIQLDQVDVGNDLTLVSASDVTQVLGSSIDVDGATSLSLQSGGSVNLLTGTNDFAGEVEVDGTVANLKSFHLSNDNATPLLGTNLLGRFASGAMTNVSLVFANDASFDLPAIDILGDLFVSVGGDLSDQSGKQIVVGNIASFAATNINLTNHLPGHDFEKLTLNATANASVTETDGFTFAGISNITGDLVVTSGGAIVDQADTELTVGNLANLTGTQIDLTNTTAVTGHALNLVTLVTTGTDPNDNASLLELDGFTFAGVNTILGNLTVTSGGEILDQTDTELSVGDLVSLTGTQIDLTNTTAVTGHALNLVTLVTTGTNPNDNASLLELDGFTFAGVNTILGNLTVTSGGEILDQADTELSVGDLASLTGTQIDLTNTTAVTGHALNLVTLVTTGTDPNDNASLLELDGFTFAGVNTILGSLTVTSGGEILDQADTELSVGDLASLTGTQIDLTNTTAVTGHALNLVTLVTTGTDPNDNASLLELDGFTFAGVNTILGNLTVTSGGEILDQTDTELSVGDLASLTGTQIDLANTTAVTGHALNLVTLVTTGTDPNDNASLLELDGFTFAGVSTILGNLIVTSGGEISDQADTELSIGDLANLTGTQIDLTNTTAVTGHSLNLVTLVTTGTDPNDNASLLELDGFTFAGVSTILGNLIVTSGGEISDQADTELSVGDLANLTGTQIDLTNTTAVTGHSLNLVTLVTTGTDPNDNASLLELDGFTFAGVNTILGNLTVTSGGEISDQADTELSVSDLASLTGSQIDLANTTAVSGHALNLVTLVTTGTDPNDNASLLELDGFTFAVVNTILGSLTVTSGGGILDQTDTELSVGDLASLTGTQIDLTNTTAVTGHALNLVTLVTTGTDPNDNASLLELDGFTFAGVNTILGSLTVTSGGEILDQTDTELSVGDLASLTGTQIDLDNTTAVTGHALNLVTLVTTGTDPNDNASLLELDGFTFAGVNTILGNLTVTSGGEISDQNDTELSVGDLASLTGTQIDLTNTTAVTGHALNLVTLVTTGTDPNDNASLLELDGFTFAGVNTILGNLMVTSGGEILDQADTELSVGDLASLTGTQIDLDNTTAVTGHALNLVTLVTTGTDPNDNASLLELDGFTFAGVNTILGNLTVTSGGEISDQNDTELSVGDLASLTGTQIDLTNTTAVTGHALNLVTLVTTGTDPNDNASLLELDGFTFAGVNTILGNLTVTSGGEILDQADTELSVGDLASLTGTQIDLTNTTAVTGHALNLVTLVTTGTDPNDNASLLELDGFTFAGVNTILGNLTVTSGGEISDQADTELTVNDLASFTGTQIDLDNTTAVVGHSLNMVSFVTTGTDPNDNVSLAELDGFTFAGVNTFLGSLTVTSGGAIVDQADTELSVGDLASLTGTQIDLTNTTAVTGHSLNLVTLVTTGTDPNDNASLLELDGFTFAGVNTILGNLTVTSGGEILDQTDTELSVGDLASLMGTQIDLDNTTAVTGHALNLVTLVTTGTDPNDNASLLELDGFTFAGVNTILGNLTVTSGGEILDQTDTELSVGDLASLTGTQIDLTNTTAVTGHALNLVTLVTTGTDPNDHASLLELDGFTFAGVNTILGNLTVTSGGEILDQTDTELSVGDLASLTGTQIDLDNTTAVTGHALNLVTLVTTGTDPNDNASLLELDGFTFAGVNTILGNLMVTSGGEILDQADTELSVGDLASLTGTQIDLTNTTAVTGHSLNLVTLVTTGTDPNDNASLLELDGFTFAGVNTILGNLMVTSGGEILDQADTELSVGDLASLTGTQIDLTNTTAVTGHALNLVTLVTTGTDPNDNASLLELDGFTFAGVNTILGNLTVTSGGEILDQTDTELSVGDLASLTGTQIDLDNTTAVTGHALNLVTLVTTGTDPNDNASLLELDGFTFAGVNTILGNLTVTSGGEILDQTDTELSVGDLASLTGTQIDLTNTTAVTGHALNLVTLVTTGTDPNDNASLLELDGFTFAGVNMILGNLTVTSGGEILDQADTELSVGDLASLTGTQIDLTNTTAVTGHALNLVTLVTTGTDPNDNASLLELDGFTFAGVNTILGNLTVTSGGAIVDQTNTKLTVNDLTDLKGTAIDLANTTAVTGHSLNQVTFVTTAGDAELKELDGFEFVGANDIQGGLTVTTGGGITQPNGTLTVTGITNLTVGEGELVTLDKMNDFQGTVSIKGATNRAGDVTLVDINAIEFGDVVSNKLKITAGGNITQDTGTHLDILTQTILGLSSKATIELLNVGNDLSTDVQLDTAGNIDRVWDFEIRNENAGGIVVPGGDFENVVKGGMVDDLTLEFVNAPTLTLPEIKITDDLRIVIAGLLTQSGDIEAGDTAQFDAGTITLANANSLTVANNASFTVDTGDLNVGVTPTTAADKDRGTVAPATVNLGTLTFSADGHNVTISENSAMNLAGDNVAQTVYLRSENASIETNADATLDVNDLAAFRAFTDISLGNATNSEVDLRILLVDAGGSVSIIENSDFSSMTDTETALAVMNGTTVTGTLAIQTGGHIIQVNDIRTAGPGDRIQAGFALFDSEGSILLTDLEVGRIAASAGGTPLFVTQGVGLDFDAAGINKGNGFGGDLATAVIDSSLPTENADTFADNARADAFLFQDVDGNMIDDGEAYSIIISDIDGLVIGSVADAIAGGKVPLIDGLRTNGAEAGHVFVRAEGGNLTFGTGAGLVVGLANSGVITALASGDLTITPGSWLHVTDGADPVASAFAVVTTIEGFVDNPTNKFELPNSTTVAMPNEGPAYSRIPGNVDTYVLGTQTGKDSTATIVLNKLGTLGAPDEMDFEVVLNFNDTTPPQLEPYPVAFNSDTVILHDIPWEFATTNASTVVTLQAYNSPNINLYADVAADESSFNNLNVVIDQFEIFFLTPIDYVPEMSNFAAPNNPYLTPIIVPEPEVAPYAALTEIADDTRVATQIDGVTVVEVDPSDFMEIGEEIELDDDFMTLDAVKEFIQNGDQFPPGLYKIEILYPGAEVPEEHFYWKQDRPDPFDLFSRSSKPVAPQAAELAAADQAKAQLSAEEVWAREYEKWFPTAADMQPADDLLVPSAEGESGDMIPSEDDILLERVTTVSLQEIDRMTDRLRAKRSIVRDSLNGAMIGGAALMAAVAAQGRRDDEAPNHHPDEQREQPEDSLDETSLGRLRRRVRQWL, from the coding sequence ATGAAAAAGCAGACCCTCTGGAAGCGTATCTTTGGCCAGAAATCGGACAAGAAGGTCAAAGCGCAACATGCATTCCAGGAGCAGTTCGACACTAAGCTGCGTTTTCGCGAGTTGGAGCCGCGCGTCGTGTTGGCGGCGGACATTAATTACAACGTCGGAACGGACACCTTGACCATCACCTACGACGCAGACGGAGGTGAGGTCACGGTCGGTCGCGACGTGGCTGGCAAGTTGGTCTTGGGTGGCGACCTGGGTACGGTCACTGGCTGGACGGATGGCAGCATCTATTCCGTTACGAATTTATTTGCTTATGACGACGTCAACGCCGTCAGCACAACGCCGTCAACGCTAACGCTTCTCGATAGCCTAGACGATACGGCACATGGAAAGTCCTTCGTCACTGGCTTGACCGAACTAGTTAATGTTGACCAGTTCACCATCAGCGACAACGCCGATGTGAATCTTGGCAATTTTGCGTTTACTTCGAATGTTGATGACGCGGACGCCAATCAGCTAGATCTGCTGGGAACGATGCGAACCAGCGAAACGCGTTTCCGTGTCTTCGCCACAAGCGATCAAACGACTGTCGTAAACGATGCGGACATTACGGAAACGCAAGTTGGGCAACTCATTTCGACAGGAATATTCCAAGCCTTCGAAGATAATACCGCAGGCGGCAAACTTTCCATCGACATGTCGCGCGGGGCACACACAGTCGATTATATCTCAGCGAACCAGGATGACGTTGAACTGATGTTCAAGTCTGACGGAACGCTGACGCTTAACGACGTCAATGCCACGAGTCTGTATTTGGAAACCGTTATGGGGGATATCAACCTCGATACGGGATTCAAGATTCAACAAACCGACGCGCTTGGCTCGGCGACATTCATCGCAGGCACAGGCGGCAACATTGACATAACGGAATCAGGAAGTTCCTTCGCAGGTTCCATTAATCTGACGGGAAATGACGTTGCTCTGACTGCAACAGGCAGTACTATCCAGCTTGATCAAGTCGATGTTGGCAATGATTTAACTCTCGTCTCTGCCAGTGACGTCACGCAAGTCTTGGGCAGTAGTATTGATGTCGATGGTGCGACGAGCCTGTCCTTGCAGTCCGGCGGCAGCGTTAACCTTCTTACCGGCACAAACGACTTCGCGGGAGAAGTGGAAGTCGATGGTACTGTGGCGAACTTGAAGAGTTTCCACTTAAGCAACGACAATGCGACTCCGCTTCTCGGAACGAACTTGCTCGGTCGATTCGCTTCGGGGGCGATGACGAACGTATCCCTCGTATTTGCGAATGATGCTTCGTTCGATTTGCCTGCGATCGATATCCTGGGGGACTTGTTTGTTAGCGTTGGAGGTGATCTCAGCGATCAAAGCGGCAAACAGATCGTGGTGGGGAATATCGCTTCATTCGCTGCCACGAATATCAATTTGACGAATCATCTGCCTGGGCATGACTTTGAAAAGTTGACGCTCAACGCTACCGCAAATGCCAGCGTTACTGAAACCGATGGCTTCACCTTTGCGGGCATCAGCAATATAACGGGTGACCTGGTCGTCACTTCCGGCGGAGCCATTGTTGACCAGGCCGATACGGAATTGACGGTTGGTAATCTGGCCAACTTGACGGGCACCCAAATCGATCTGACGAACACGACGGCGGTAACGGGTCACGCGCTGAACCTGGTGACCCTCGTTACCACTGGTACCGATCCGAACGACAATGCCTCGCTGTTGGAACTCGACGGATTTACCTTTGCGGGCGTGAATACGATCTTAGGCAACTTGACGGTCACTTCGGGCGGTGAGATCCTCGATCAGACCGATACGGAACTGTCCGTTGGCGATCTGGTGAGCCTGACCGGCACGCAAATCGATCTGACGAATACCACGGCGGTAACGGGTCACGCGCTGAACCTAGTGACGCTGGTCACCACCGGGACCAATCCGAACGACAATGCCTCGCTGCTGGAACTCGATGGCTTCACTTTCGCCGGTGTGAACACGATTCTCGGTAACCTGACCGTCACCTCCGGTGGTGAAATCTTGGATCAGGCTGACACGGAATTGTCCGTCGGTGACCTGGCCAGCCTGACGGGCACGCAAATCGATCTGACCAATACCACCGCCGTGACGGGTCACGCACTGAACCTGGTGACCCTGGTCACGACTGGCACCGATCCGAACGATAACGCGTCGCTCTTGGAATTGGATGGATTTACCTTTGCGGGCGTGAATACGATCTTAGGCAGCTTGACGGTCACCTCGGGTGGCGAGATCCTGGATCAAGCCGATACGGAACTTTCGGTCGGCGATCTGGCCAGCTTGACGGGCACCCAAATCGATCTGACAAATACCACGGCGGTAACGGGTCACGCGCTGAACCTGGTGACCTTGGTTACCACGGGTACCGACCCCAACGATAACGCGTCGCTCTTGGAACTCGATGGCTTCACCTTCGCTGGGGTGAACACGATTCTTGGTAATCTGACCGTGACCTCCGGGGGTGAGATCCTCGATCAGACCGATACGGAACTATCCGTTGGCGATTTGGCGAGCCTGACCGGTACGCAAATCGATCTGGCCAATACCACGGCGGTAACGGGTCACGCGCTGAACCTGGTGACCTTGGTTACCACGGGTACCGACCCCAACGATAACGCGTCGCTCTTGGAACTGGACGGGTTTACCTTCGCTGGGGTGAGTACGATCCTGGGTAACCTGATCGTCACATCCGGGGGTGAGATCTCGGATCAAGCCGATACGGAACTTTCGATCGGTGATCTGGCCAACTTGACAGGCACCCAAATCGATCTGACGAACACCACGGCAGTGACGGGTCATTCGCTGAACCTGGTGACCTTGGTTACCACGGGTACCGACCCCAACGATAACGCGTCGCTCTTGGAACTGGACGGGTTTACCTTCGCTGGGGTGAGTACGATCCTGGGTAACCTGATCGTCACATCCGGGGGTGAGATCTCGGATCAAGCCGATACGGAACTTTCGGTCGGTGATCTGGCCAACTTGACAGGCACCCAAATCGATCTGACGAACACCACGGCAGTGACGGGTCATTCGCTGAACCTGGTGACGCTGGTAACGACTGGAACCGACCCGAACGACAATGCGTCGCTCTTGGAATTGGACGGCTTCACGTTCGCTGGGGTGAACACGATCCTGGGTAACCTAACCGTCACCTCGGGCGGAGAGATCTCGGATCAAGCGGATACGGAACTTTCGGTCAGTGATCTGGCCAGTCTGACGGGTAGCCAAATCGATTTGGCCAATACCACGGCGGTATCGGGTCATGCGTTGAACCTGGTGACGTTGGTAACGACTGGAACCGATCCGAACGATAACGCGTCGCTTTTGGAGTTGGATGGCTTCACGTTCGCCGTAGTGAATACCATCCTGGGAAGTCTGACCGTCACCTCCGGGGGTGGGATCTTGGATCAGACCGATACCGAACTTTCGGTCGGTGACCTGGCGAGCCTGACCGGTACGCAAATCGATCTGACGAACACCACGGCCGTGACCGGTCACGCGTTGAACCTGGTGACCTTGGTTACCACTGGTACCGACCCGAACGACAACGCTTCGCTTTTGGAGTTGGATGGCTTCACGTTCGCCGGAGTGAATACCATCCTGGGAAGTCTGACCGTCACCTCCGGGGGTGAGATCTTGGATCAGACTGATACGGAACTTTCGGTCGGTGATCTGGCAAGCCTGACCGGCACGCAAATCGATCTCGACAATACCACGGCGGTAACCGGTCACGCGCTGAACCTGGTGACGCTGGTTACCACCGGTACCGACCCGAACGACAATGCCTCGCTGTTGGAACTCGACGGATTTACCTTTGCGGGCGTGAATACGATTCTTGGTAATTTGACGGTGACCTCGGGTGGCGAGATCTCGGATCAGAACGACACGGAACTGTCCGTCGGTGATCTGGCGAGCCTGACCGGTACGCAAATCGATCTGACCAATACCACGGCGGTAACGGGTCACGCGTTGAACCTGGTGACGCTGGTTACCACCGGTACCGACCCGAACGATAACGCGTCGCTCTTGGAACTCGATGGCTTCACGTTCGCGGGCGTGAACACGATCTTAGGCAACTTGATGGTCACCTCGGGTGGCGAGATCCTGGATCAAGCCGATACGGAACTTTCGGTCGGCGATCTGGCGAGCCTGACGGGCACCCAAATTGATCTCGACAATACTACGGCGGTAACCGGTCACGCGTTGAATCTGGTCACGCTGGTTACCACGGGTACCGACCCCAACGACAACGCCTCGCTCTTGGAACTCGATGGGTTTACCTTCGCTGGGGTGAATACGATTCTTGGTAATTTGACGGTGACCTCGGGTGGCGAGATCTCGGATCAGAACGATACCGAACTATCCGTCGGTGACCTGGCGAGCCTGACCGGTACGCAAATCGATCTGACCAATACCACGGCCGTGACGGGTCACGCGTTGAATCTGGTAACCCTCGTTACCACTGGTACGGATCCGAACGACAATGCCTCGCTGCTGGAACTCGATGGCTTCACTTTCGCCGGTGTGAACACGATTCTCGGTAACCTGACCGTCACCTCCGGTGGTGAAATCTTGGATCAGGCTGACACGGAATTGTCCGTCGGTGACCTGGCCAGCCTGACGGGCACGCAAATCGATCTGACGAATACAACGGCCGTGACCGGTCACGCGTTGAACCTGGTGACCCTGGTCACGACCGGGACCGATCCGAATGACAATGCCTCGCTGTTGGAGTTGGACGGCTTTACCTTCGCTGGTGTGAACACGATTCTCGGTAACCTGACCGTGACTTCCGGTGGTGAGATCTCGGATCAAGCAGATACGGAACTGACCGTCAATGATCTGGCCAGCTTCACAGGCACCCAGATCGATCTGGATAACACGACGGCGGTGGTGGGTCATTCGTTAAACATGGTCAGCTTCGTCACGACCGGTACGGACCCCAATGACAATGTGTCTTTGGCGGAATTGGACGGTTTTACCTTCGCCGGAGTGAATACATTCCTGGGTAGCTTAACCGTAACGTCCGGTGGTGCCATCGTTGATCAAGCGGATACGGAACTTTCGGTCGGCGATCTGGCCAGCTTGACGGGCACCCAGATCGATCTGACGAATACAACAGCCGTGACGGGGCACTCACTGAACCTGGTGACTCTCGTTACCACGGGTACCGACCCGAATGACAATGCGTCGCTGTTGGAGTTGGATGGCTTTACGTTCGCGGGCGTAAACACGATTCTCGGTAATCTGACCGTCACCTCCGGTGGTGAGATCTTAGATCAGACCGATACGGAACTATCCGTAGGTGATTTGGCGAGCCTGATGGGCACCCAAATTGATCTCGACAATACCACGGCGGTAACCGGTCACGCGCTGAACCTAGTGACGCTGGTTACCACGGGTACCGACCCGAACGACAACGCTTCGCTGCTGGAACTCGATGGCTTCACCTTCGCTGGGGTGAACACGATTCTTGGTAATCTGACCGTGACCTCCGGGGGCGAGATTCTCGACCAGACCGATACGGAACTGTCCGTTGGTGATCTGGCGAGCCTGACCGGTACGCAAATCGATCTGACGAACACCACGGCAGTGACGGGGCACGCGCTGAACCTGGTGACGCTGGTTACCACCGGTACCGACCCGAACGACCATGCTTCGCTGCTGGAACTCGATGGCTTCACGTTCGCGGGCGTAAACACGATTCTCGGTAACCTGACCGTGACTTCCGGTGGTGAGATCCTCGATCAGACCGACACGGAACTGTCCGTTGGCGATCTGGCGAGCCTGACGGGCACCCAAATTGATCTCGACAATACCACGGCGGTAACCGGTCACGCGCTGAACCTAGTGACGCTGGTCACCACTGGTACCGATCCGAATGACAATGCCTCGCTCTTAGAACTGGACGGCTTTACGTTCGCTGGGGTGAACACGATCTTAGGCAACTTGATGGTCACCTCGGGTGGCGAGATCTTGGACCAGGCCGATACGGAACTTTCGGTCGGTGATCTGGCGAGCCTGACCGGTACGCAAATCGATCTGACGAACACCACGGCCGTGACGGGTCACTCGCTGAACCTGGTGACGCTGGTTACCACAGGTACCGACCCGAACGATAACGCGTCGCTCTTGGAACTCGACGGATTTACGTTCGCGGGCGTGAACACGATCTTAGGCAACTTGATGGTCACCTCGGGTGGCGAGATCTTGGACCAGGCCGATACGGAACTTTCGGTCGGTGATCTGGCGAGCCTGACCGGTACGCAAATCGATCTGACGAACACCACGGCAGTGACGGGGCACGCGCTGAACCTGGTGACGCTGGTTACCACCGGTACCGATCCGAACGACAATGCCTCGCTGCTGGAACTCGACGGATTTACCTTTGCGGGCGTGAATACGATCTTAGGCAACTTGACGGTCACTTCGGGCGGTGAGATCCTCGATCAGACCGACACGGAACTGTCCGTTGGCGATCTGGCGAGCCTGACGGGCACCCAAATTGATCTCGACAATACCACGGCGGTAACCGGTCACGCGCTGAACCTAGTGACGCTGGTCACCACCGGGACGGATCCGAACGACAACGCCTCGCTGTTGGAGTTGGATGGCTTCACTTTCGCTGGTGTGAACACGATTCTCGGTAATCTGACCGTCACCTCCGGTGGTGAGATCCTCGATCAGACCGACACGGAACTGTCCGTTGGCGATCTGGCGAGCCTGACCGGTACGCAAATTGATCTGACCAATACTACGGCGGTAACGGGTCACGCGCTGAACCTGGTGACCTTGGTTACCACTGGTACGGATCCGAATGACAATGCTTCGTTGCTAGAGTTGGACGGGTTCACGTTCGCTGGCGTGAACATGATTCTCGGTAACTTGACCGTGACTTCTGGGGGCGAGATCCTCGATCAGGCCGACACGGAACTGTCCGTCGGTGACCTGGCGAGCCTGACCGGTACGCAAATCGATCTGACCAATACCACGGCCGTGACGGGTCACGCGTTGAATCTGGTAACCCTCGTTACCACTGGTACGGATCCGAACGACAATGCCTCGCTCTTAGAACTGGACGGGTTTACGTTCGCTGGCGTAAACACGATTCTCGGTAATCTGACCGTGACCTCCGGGGGAGCCATTGTTGATCAGACTAATACTAAGCTGACGGTCAACGATCTGACTGATCTTAAGGGTACGGCGATTGACTTGGCCAATACGACGGCGGTTACCGGTCATTCTTTGAATCAGGTTACCTTTGTCACGACCGCTGGTGATGCCGAACTTAAGGAACTCGACGGTTTCGAGTTTGTGGGGGCAAATGACATTCAGGGCGGTCTGACGGTAACCACAGGCGGTGGTATTACGCAGCCTAACGGCACGCTCACCGTGACCGGAATAACGAACCTGACCGTTGGTGAAGGCGAATTGGTCACGCTCGATAAGATGAACGACTTCCAAGGCACGGTCAGCATCAAAGGTGCAACCAATCGTGCTGGCGATGTGACGCTTGTCGACATCAACGCCATCGAGTTTGGGGATGTCGTCAGCAACAAGCTCAAGATCACCGCCGGTGGGAACATCACGCAAGACACCGGAACTCATTTGGATATTCTGACGCAGACCATTCTTGGCTTGTCGAGCAAAGCAACCATTGAACTGCTGAATGTCGGGAACGATCTGTCCACGGATGTCCAGCTTGACACCGCTGGCAACATCGATCGAGTCTGGGACTTCGAGATTCGAAACGAAAATGCCGGCGGCATCGTAGTACCAGGTGGTGATTTCGAAAATGTGGTCAAGGGGGGAATGGTCGACGACCTGACACTCGAATTCGTCAATGCCCCGACCCTGACACTTCCTGAAATCAAGATTACGGATGATCTACGCATTGTTATCGCTGGCCTTCTAACTCAAAGCGGTGACATCGAAGCTGGCGATACGGCACAGTTTGATGCCGGTACCATTACCCTGGCTAATGCGAATAGCCTGACGGTCGCCAATAACGCCAGCTTCACCGTCGATACTGGGGATCTCAACGTTGGTGTTACTCCGACGACGGCAGCGGATAAGGATCGAGGGACCGTCGCACCAGCAACCGTTAATCTCGGTACGCTGACATTCTCGGCCGATGGTCATAACGTGACGATCTCCGAGAACAGTGCCATGAACCTGGCAGGTGACAATGTCGCCCAAACGGTGTACTTGCGGTCCGAGAATGCCAGCATTGAAACCAATGCCGATGCAACGCTTGATGTTAACGACTTGGCCGCATTCAGGGCGTTCACTGATATCAGTCTCGGGAACGCGACGAATTCGGAAGTCGATCTGCGAATCCTGCTTGTCGATGCAGGCGGAAGCGTTTCGATCATCGAAAACTCTGATTTCAGCAGCATGACCGACACAGAGACGGCTCTCGCTGTGATGAATGGCACCACGGTCACGGGAACCCTGGCCATTCAAACAGGCGGTCATATCATCCAGGTTAACGATATTCGCACTGCAGGGCCTGGTGATCGCATTCAAGCCGGCTTCGCTCTCTTCGATTCCGAAGGCAGCATTCTGTTGACCGATCTTGAGGTCGGTCGAATTGCCGCCTCGGCAGGTGGAACACCACTGTTTGTCACGCAGGGAGTTGGGCTTGACTTTGACGCGGCTGGAATCAACAAGGGCAATGGATTTGGTGGCGACTTGGCAACGGCGGTGATCGATTCGTCTTTGCCAACCGAGAATGCGGATACGTTTGCTGATAACGCTCGTGCCGATGCATTTCTCTTTCAAGATGTCGATGGCAATATGATCGACGATGGCGAGGCCTACTCGATCATCATTTCTGATATCGACGGATTGGTCATTGGAAGTGTTGCCGATGCGATCGCCGGTGGCAAAGTGCCGCTGATTGACGGTCTCCGCACAAACGGAGCGGAAGCCGGCCATGTCTTTGTGCGAGCCGAGGGAGGCAACTTGACCTTCGGAACGGGCGCGGGGCTTGTCGTCGGTTTGGCAAACTCTGGGGTTATCACGGCGCTGGCCAGTGGTGATCTGACGATCACGCCTGGAAGCTGGTTGCATGTTACCGATGGTGCGGATCCGGTTGCTTCCGCATTTGCCGTCGTCACCACGATTGAAGGCTTCGTGGATAACCCGACGAACAAGTTCGAGTTGCCTAACTCGACCACGGTTGCCATGCCGAACGAAGGTCCGGCATATTCGCGCATACCGGGTAACGTCGATACCTATGTCCTCGGTACGCAGACGGGTAAGGACTCGACGGCAACGATCGTGTTGAACAAGCTTGGTACGCTAGGCGCCCCAGATGAAATGGACTTCGAGGTGGTTCTGAACTTTAACGATACGACCCCACCTCAGTTGGAACCGTATCCCGTCGCATTCAATTCGGACACGGTCATCCTGCATGATATTCCGTGGGAATTTGCGACGACGAATGCTTCGACCGTTGTTACCCTCCAGGCTTACAACAGCCCAAATATCAACCTCTATGCGGATGTCGCCGCCGACGAATCGAGTTTCAATAATCTGAACGTGGTGATCGATCAGTTTGAGATCTTCTTCCTCACGCCGATCGACTACGTGCCAGAGATGAGCAACTTCGCTGCCCCGAACAATCCGTACCTCACGCCGATTATTGTTCCTGAGCCTGAGGTGGCACCGTATGCGGCTCTGACCGAAATTGCCGACGATACGCGTGTGGCGACTCAGATCGATGGTGTGACGGTCGTCGAAGTGGACCCAAGCGACTTCATGGAAATCGGCGAGGAAATCGAACTCGACGATGACTTCATGACGCTGGATGCCGTCAAGGAGTTCATCCAGAATGGCGATCAGTTCCCACCGGGGCTCTACAAGATCGAAATCCTCTACCCAGGCGCGGAAGTGCCGGAAGAGCACTTCTACTGGAAGCAGGATCGTCCTGATCCGTTCGACTTGTTCAGTCGCAGTTCCAAGCCGGTTGCCCCACAGGCAGCTGAACTGGCCGCGGCTGATCAGGCAAAAGCTCAGCTTTCGGCCGAAGAGGTTTGGGCTCGAGAGTACGAAAAGTGGTTTCCGACCGCCGCTGATATGCAGCCAGCCGACGACCTTTTAGTGCCTTCCGCTGAAGGTGAGTCGGGCGATATGATCCCGAGTGAGGACGATATTCTCCTTGAACGCGTCACAACGGTAAGTTTGCAAGAAATCGACCGGATGACCGATCGATTGCGAGCCAAACGATCCATCGTCCGCGACAGCCTGAATGGGGCGATGATTGGTGGCGCGGCTCTGATGGCTGCGGTTGCCGCCCAGGGACGTCGAGATGATGAGGCACCTAATCATCATCCGGACGAACAAAGGGAGCAGCCTGAGGATTCTTTGGACGAGACTTCTCTCGGTCGACTACGCCGCCGCGTTCGTCAATGGCTATGA